A window of Streptomyces sp. SAI-127 contains these coding sequences:
- a CDS encoding ABC transporter permease, translated as MFGIYLKRELGRRKKAALVIALGLALGIALVITVNSVSAGMTQAQDKVLKSLYGLGTDMTVTKARSAPTSGSSGRPNFQFDANSNDSDDTQSSDRVMTQGGQALASSVVTKVSRQSGVASAVGALTLNVTKVDGSFTQGKAQSSGGSTGNGGQGGPGGGSSGSTAAPQVQGGGADFDVNSYSVAGVDVTDQTLGPLAGSKITTGKTFTAAQTDAKVAVVSKAYAKENSLKVGGTLKISGTKYTIIGIATPDSSESTTDVYLPLQQAQTLADAKNQVTTIYVKASDSQQIDSVKSAIQKNISGTTVTTSADLAETVSGSLSTASNLATSVGKWLSVAVLVAAFLVAALLTSSAVSRRVREFGTLKALGWPSRRVTRQVVGESIVNGLLGGALGIGLGLAAAYAVTMISPKLTAQLGNTGGGGGAGGPGGGGPGQQATQNTMEIALTAPVSMTTIALAVGLAVTGGLIAGAMGGWRASRMRPADALRSVS; from the coding sequence ATGTTTGGCATCTATCTCAAGCGCGAGCTGGGCCGGCGCAAGAAGGCGGCCCTGGTCATCGCTCTGGGTCTGGCGCTCGGTATCGCGCTGGTCATCACCGTCAACTCGGTGTCGGCCGGCATGACACAGGCTCAGGACAAGGTCCTGAAGTCGCTCTACGGACTCGGCACCGACATGACCGTCACCAAGGCCAGGTCGGCCCCGACGTCCGGAAGTTCGGGCAGACCGAACTTCCAGTTCGACGCCAACTCCAACGACAGTGACGACACGCAGAGTTCGGACCGCGTGATGACCCAGGGCGGTCAGGCCCTGGCGTCCAGTGTGGTCACCAAGGTCTCCCGGCAGAGTGGCGTGGCGAGCGCGGTGGGCGCGCTGACCCTGAACGTCACCAAGGTCGACGGCTCCTTCACCCAGGGCAAGGCGCAGAGTTCCGGTGGAAGCACCGGGAACGGCGGCCAGGGCGGCCCGGGCGGCGGCAGCAGTGGCAGCACCGCAGCGCCCCAGGTCCAGGGCGGCGGCGCCGACTTCGATGTGAACTCCTACTCCGTCGCCGGCGTGGACGTCACCGACCAGACGCTCGGCCCGCTGGCCGGCTCCAAGATCACCACCGGCAAGACCTTCACCGCCGCGCAGACCGACGCGAAGGTCGCCGTCGTCAGCAAGGCGTACGCCAAGGAGAACTCCCTCAAGGTCGGCGGGACCCTGAAGATCTCCGGCACCAAGTACACGATCATCGGGATCGCGACGCCCGACAGCAGCGAGTCCACCACCGACGTCTACCTGCCGCTGCAGCAGGCGCAGACGCTGGCCGACGCCAAGAACCAGGTCACCACGATCTACGTCAAGGCGAGCGACTCGCAGCAGATCGACTCCGTCAAGTCGGCGATCCAGAAGAACATCTCCGGTACGACCGTCACGACCTCCGCCGATCTCGCGGAGACCGTCTCGGGGTCCCTGTCCACCGCCTCCAACCTCGCGACCAGCGTGGGCAAGTGGCTGTCCGTCGCCGTGCTCGTCGCCGCCTTCCTGGTCGCCGCGTTGCTGACCTCCTCGGCGGTCTCCCGCCGGGTGCGCGAGTTCGGCACCCTGAAGGCGCTCGGCTGGCCGAGCCGCCGGGTCACCCGGCAGGTCGTCGGCGAGTCGATCGTGAACGGCCTGCTCGGCGGCGCCCTCGGTATCGGCCTCGGCCTCGCGGCCGCGTACGCCGTGACGATGATCAGCCCGAAGCTGACCGCGCAGCTCGGCAACACCGGCGGCGGTGGCGGTGCGGGCGGCCCCGGCGGTGGCGGCCCCGGTCAGCAGGCCACCCAGAACACCATGGAGATCGCGCTGACCGCGCCCGTCTCGATGACCACCATCGCGCTCGCGGTGGGCCTCGCGGTGACCGGCGGGCTGATCGCCGGGGCGATGGGCGGGTGGCGGGCCTCCCGGATGCGACCCGCGGACGCGCTGCGCAGCGTGTCGTAA
- a CDS encoding SDR family oxidoreductase, with protein sequence MNAKQTAQHSRIAVVTGAGSGIGRSVAVELLRAGWSVALAGRRTQTLEGTAALAPDDTGGASIAVRTDVSQPDDVAALFAATVERFGRVDLLFNNAGTFGPGGAPVEELPYDAWRHVVDTNLNGAFLCAQAAYRQMKEQDPQGGRIINNGSISAHTPRPHSVAYTATKHALTGLTKSLSLDGRPYGIAVGQIDIGNAATDMTARMGAGALQANGEVAPEPVMDVADVARTVRHMAELPLAANVQFATVLATAMPYVGRG encoded by the coding sequence ATGAATGCCAAGCAAACTGCGCAACATTCGAGGATCGCGGTGGTGACCGGCGCGGGTTCCGGCATCGGTCGCTCGGTCGCCGTGGAGCTGCTGCGCGCGGGCTGGTCGGTCGCCCTGGCGGGTCGGCGCACGCAGACGCTGGAGGGGACGGCGGCACTGGCTCCCGACGACACCGGGGGCGCCTCGATCGCCGTACGCACCGATGTGTCACAGCCGGACGACGTGGCCGCGCTGTTCGCCGCCACCGTGGAGCGGTTCGGGCGGGTGGATCTGCTGTTCAACAACGCGGGGACGTTCGGTCCCGGCGGGGCGCCGGTGGAGGAACTGCCGTACGACGCCTGGCGGCATGTGGTGGACACCAACCTCAACGGGGCGTTCCTGTGCGCGCAGGCGGCGTACCGGCAGATGAAGGAGCAGGATCCGCAGGGCGGACGGATCATCAACAACGGCTCGATCTCGGCGCACACCCCCCGGCCGCACTCCGTCGCCTACACCGCGACCAAGCACGCGCTCACCGGCCTCACCAAGTCGCTGTCGCTGGACGGGCGGCCGTACGGCATCGCGGTGGGGCAGATCGACATCGGGAACGCGGCGACCGACATGACCGCGCGGATGGGGGCCGGGGCGTTGCAGGCCAACGGGGAGGTCGCTCCGGAACCCGTGATGGACGTGGCCGATGTGGCGCGCACGGTGCGGCACATGGCGGAGCTGCCGCTGGCGGCGAACGTGCAGTTCGCGACCGTACTGGCGACGGCGATGCCGTATGTGGGGCGTGGCTGA
- a CDS encoding alkaline phosphatase D family protein has translation MTLDTQPSQHAPELRAAARHMGRRRFLTVTGAAAALAFSVNLPAAGTASAAELDAAKITENPFTLGVASGDPQPDSVLLWTRLAPVPFQSDGGLPAERVLVHWELAHDERFRRIARRGTAVAHPEFHHTVHAEVGHLDADRFFYYRFRVGRWISPTGRTRTAPAPGSRAAALTFAAVSCQAYTDGYFTPYGHLAAEDVDMVFHLGDYLYEYAVNSVGGYRNYTDRTLPAVFNRETVTLEDYRLRYALYKSDPDLMAAHAAHPFVVTWDDHETENNYADETPENSVPPEEFLLRRAAAYRAYWENQPLRRPQQPAGPDMQLYRRLHWGRLAQFDVLDTRQYRSDQAYGDGLDLPGPEIDDPARTMTGETQERWLLDGWRDSRALWNVVPQQVNFSQRKLDLTDPARLSMDSWDGYRASRRRILDGAKSAGIDNLMVLTGDVHVAYAYDIKDDFDDPASRTLGTEIVGSSIASGRDGADKPATWDTYTRANPHLKFYNGLRGYVTVELGRERARADFRSVPYVTRPGAPIATAASFVTEVGNQGLTPA, from the coding sequence ATGACACTCGACACCCAGCCGTCACAGCACGCCCCCGAACTGCGCGCCGCCGCCCGGCACATGGGCCGCCGCCGCTTCCTGACCGTCACCGGCGCCGCCGCCGCGCTCGCCTTCTCCGTGAACCTGCCCGCCGCCGGCACGGCGAGCGCCGCCGAGCTCGACGCCGCGAAGATCACCGAGAACCCCTTCACTCTCGGCGTCGCCTCCGGCGATCCGCAGCCCGACTCCGTGCTCCTGTGGACCCGCCTCGCCCCCGTCCCCTTCCAGTCCGACGGCGGCCTCCCGGCCGAACGCGTCCTGGTCCACTGGGAACTGGCGCACGACGAGAGATTCCGCAGGATCGCCAGACGCGGCACGGCCGTCGCGCACCCCGAGTTCCACCACACCGTCCACGCCGAGGTCGGGCACCTCGACGCCGACCGCTTCTTCTACTACCGCTTCCGCGTGGGCAGGTGGATCAGCCCCACCGGCCGCACCCGCACCGCACCGGCCCCCGGCAGCCGCGCCGCGGCCCTCACCTTCGCCGCGGTCTCCTGCCAGGCGTACACCGACGGCTACTTCACCCCGTACGGCCATCTCGCCGCCGAGGACGTCGACATGGTCTTCCACCTCGGGGACTACCTGTACGAGTACGCGGTCAACTCGGTGGGCGGATACCGCAACTACACCGACCGCACCCTCCCGGCGGTCTTCAACCGCGAGACGGTCACCCTGGAGGACTACCGCCTGCGCTACGCCCTCTACAAGTCCGACCCGGACCTGATGGCCGCGCACGCCGCACACCCCTTCGTCGTCACCTGGGACGACCACGAGACCGAGAACAACTACGCCGACGAGACCCCCGAGAACAGCGTCCCGCCGGAGGAGTTCCTGCTCCGCCGCGCCGCCGCCTACCGCGCCTACTGGGAGAACCAGCCGCTGCGCCGCCCGCAGCAGCCCGCGGGCCCGGACATGCAGCTGTACCGGCGCCTGCACTGGGGCCGGCTCGCCCAGTTCGACGTCCTCGACACCCGCCAGTACCGCTCCGACCAGGCCTACGGCGACGGCCTCGACCTGCCAGGCCCCGAGATCGACGACCCGGCGCGCACCATGACCGGAGAGACCCAGGAGCGGTGGCTGCTCGACGGCTGGCGCGATTCACGGGCCCTGTGGAACGTCGTACCGCAGCAGGTGAACTTCTCGCAGCGCAAGCTCGACCTCACGGACCCGGCCCGGCTGTCGATGGACTCCTGGGACGGCTACCGGGCCTCCCGCCGCCGGATCCTCGACGGGGCCAAGTCGGCCGGCATCGACAACCTGATGGTCCTCACCGGTGACGTGCACGTCGCGTACGCCTACGACATCAAGGACGACTTCGACGACCCGGCCTCCCGCACCCTCGGCACGGAGATCGTCGGATCGTCGATCGCCAGCGGCCGGGACGGCGCCGACAAGCCCGCGACCTGGGACACGTACACCCGGGCCAACCCGCACTTGAAGTTCTACAACGGGCTGCGCGGCTACGTGACCGTCGAGCTGGGCCGCGAGCGGGCCCGGGCCGACTTCAGGAGCGTGCCGTACGTGACCAGGCCCGGGGCGCCGATCGCGACGGCCGCGTCCTTCGTGACGGAGGTGGGGAACCAGGGGCTCACGCCGGCGTGA
- a CDS encoding Gfo/Idh/MocA family oxidoreductase: protein MTTEQSVRWGILATGGIAAAFTADLVDLPDAEVVAVASRSEASAKAFAERFGIERAYGDWVALAEDADIDVVYVATPHAAHRAAAGLCLTAGRNVLCEKAFTLNVREAEELVALAKEHDRFLMEAMWMYCNPLIRRLKALVDDGAIGEIRTVQADFGLAGPFPPAHRLRDPAQGGGALLDLGVYPVSFAHLLLGEPSDVTAKAVLSEEGVDLQTGALLSWDDGALASLHCSLTGGTATIASVTGSLGRIDIPNGFFHPDRFVLHRDGRDPEEFVADPADGPRNSLKHEAREVMRALRAGETQSPLVPLEGTLAVMRTLDAIRDRVGVRYPGEIGETELTPA, encoded by the coding sequence ATGACGACGGAGCAGAGCGTGCGCTGGGGGATTCTGGCGACGGGCGGGATCGCGGCCGCGTTCACCGCGGACCTGGTCGATCTGCCGGACGCGGAGGTGGTCGCGGTGGCCTCGCGGTCCGAGGCCTCGGCGAAGGCGTTCGCGGAGCGGTTCGGGATCGAGCGGGCGTACGGCGACTGGGTCGCCCTGGCCGAGGACGCGGACATCGATGTCGTGTACGTCGCCACCCCGCACGCGGCGCATCGCGCGGCCGCCGGGCTGTGCCTGACCGCCGGCCGCAACGTGCTGTGCGAGAAGGCGTTCACGCTGAACGTGCGGGAGGCCGAGGAGCTCGTCGCGCTCGCGAAGGAGCACGACCGCTTCCTCATGGAGGCCATGTGGATGTACTGCAACCCGCTGATCCGGCGGCTCAAGGCCCTCGTCGACGACGGCGCGATCGGCGAGATCCGCACGGTGCAGGCCGACTTCGGGCTCGCCGGGCCCTTCCCGCCCGCGCACCGGCTGCGGGACCCGGCGCAGGGCGGGGGCGCGCTCCTCGACCTCGGGGTGTACCCGGTGTCGTTCGCGCATCTGCTGCTCGGGGAGCCCTCGGACGTCACGGCGAAGGCGGTGCTCTCCGAGGAGGGCGTGGACCTGCAGACGGGCGCGCTGCTGTCCTGGGACGACGGGGCGCTCGCCTCCCTGCACTGCTCCCTGACCGGCGGCACCGCCACGATCGCGTCGGTCACCGGCTCGCTGGGCCGGATCGACATCCCGAACGGCTTCTTCCACCCGGACCGTTTCGTGCTGCACCGCGACGGGCGCGACCCGGAGGAGTTCGTGGCCGACCCGGCCGACGGGCCCCGCAACAGCCTCAAGCACGAGGCCCGCGAGGTCATGCGCGCGCTGCGGGCCGGTGAGACCCAGTCGCCGCTGGTGCCGCTGGAGGGCACCCTCGCGGTGATGCGGACGCTCGACGCGATCCGTGACCGCGTGGGCGTCCGCTATCCCGGCGAGATCGGTGAGACGGAACTCACGCCGGCGTGA
- a CDS encoding multidrug effflux MFS transporter: MPEQGGPTPHLEQRAAATDKAPPTVAVRRTGLFVTLLLGGLTATPPLAMDMYLPSLPEVTDALHAPAATVQLTLTACLLGMALGQLVVGPMSDRWGRRRPLLTGLVVYVVATALCAVAPTVEFLVGFRLAQGLAGAAGIVIARAVVRDLYDGVAMARFFSTLMLIGGVAPIVAPLIGGQILRVTDWRGVFVVLTVIGALLAALVWARLPETLPAAERHTGGVGEALHSMRRLLADLPFTGYLLTGGFAFAALFAYISASPFVIQEIYGASPQTFSLLFGVNSVGLVIVGQINGKVLVGRVSLDRVLGVGLLIVTAAATALLLMATGTFGEVGLAPVAAALFVLMSAMGVTLPNAQSLALLRTKHSAGSASALLGTSSFLIGAIASPLVGMAGEDTAVPMAVVQLAAALVALTCFMAMCRSGNTRATTEGAGS; the protein is encoded by the coding sequence ATGCCCGAGCAGGGGGGACCGACACCGCACCTGGAGCAGCGGGCGGCCGCGACGGACAAGGCACCACCCACGGTCGCCGTCCGCCGCACCGGCCTGTTCGTCACCCTGCTCCTCGGCGGCCTCACCGCCACACCACCGCTGGCGATGGACATGTACCTCCCCTCGCTGCCGGAGGTCACCGACGCCCTGCACGCGCCCGCCGCCACCGTCCAGCTCACCCTCACCGCCTGTCTGCTCGGCATGGCGCTCGGACAGCTGGTGGTCGGCCCGATGAGCGACCGCTGGGGCCGCAGGCGCCCGCTGCTCACCGGTCTCGTCGTGTACGTCGTCGCCACCGCGCTGTGTGCCGTCGCGCCGACGGTGGAGTTCCTGGTCGGCTTCCGGCTGGCGCAGGGTCTCGCGGGCGCGGCGGGCATAGTGATCGCCCGGGCCGTGGTCCGGGACCTGTACGACGGCGTGGCGATGGCCCGCTTCTTCTCCACTCTCATGCTGATCGGCGGGGTCGCGCCGATCGTCGCGCCGCTGATCGGCGGGCAGATCCTGCGGGTGACGGACTGGCGGGGCGTGTTCGTGGTCCTGACGGTCATCGGCGCGCTGCTCGCCGCCCTGGTCTGGGCGCGGCTGCCCGAGACCCTGCCGGCTGCGGAGCGGCACACCGGCGGCGTCGGCGAGGCCCTGCACTCGATGCGCCGTCTCCTCGCCGACCTGCCCTTCACCGGCTACCTGCTCACCGGCGGCTTCGCCTTCGCCGCGCTGTTCGCCTACATCTCGGCGTCCCCGTTCGTGATCCAGGAGATCTACGGCGCCTCCCCGCAGACCTTCAGCCTGCTGTTCGGCGTGAACTCCGTCGGGCTGGTCATCGTCGGCCAGATCAACGGCAAGGTGCTGGTGGGCCGGGTGAGCCTGGACCGTGTGCTGGGCGTGGGCCTGCTGATCGTGACGGCGGCGGCCACGGCGTTGCTGCTGATGGCGACAGGGACCTTCGGCGAGGTGGGCCTGGCTCCCGTCGCCGCCGCGCTCTTCGTCCTGATGTCGGCGATGGGCGTCACCCTGCCCAACGCCCAGTCCCTCGCCCTCCTGCGCACCAAGCACTCCGCCGGCTCCGCCTCCGCCCTGCTCGGCACGTCCTCCTTCCTCATCGGTGCGATCGCCTCCCCGCTGGTCGGGATGGCCGGGGAGGACACGGCCGTCCCGATGGCGGTCGTCCAACTGGCGGCAGCACTGGTAGCGCTCACCTGTTTCATGGCAATGTGCCGTTCTGGGAACACGCGTGCGACTACGGAGGGAGCGGGGAGCTGA
- a CDS encoding small ribosomal subunit Rsm22 family protein produces MTAPALPSETLRTALATLLDGLPPKQAAQAVDRLIANYRGVTPTDSPILRDRADVAAYAAYRMPATFEAVHAALEAFAEATPDWTPTGHTDVGGGTGAATWAVTATWPGDRAVTVLDWSDPALALGREIATANPALRDAHWQRTRIGKDLTLPATDLVTVSYVLNELTPADRTALVDTAAASAQAVVIVEAGTPAGYARVIEARDRLIAAGFRIAAPCPHSAACPIVPGEDWCHFSARVSRSSLHRQVKGGSLPYEDEKFSYVAATRLPATPAPARVIRRPQIRKGQVLLDLCEPDEQLTRRTVTKRHGDLYKAARDAAWGDPWPPSDRP; encoded by the coding sequence GTGACCGCCCCCGCACTCCCGTCCGAAACCCTCCGCACCGCCCTCGCCACCCTCCTCGACGGCCTCCCCCCGAAGCAGGCGGCCCAGGCGGTGGACCGCCTGATCGCCAACTACCGCGGAGTCACCCCCACCGACAGCCCGATCCTGCGCGACCGCGCGGACGTGGCCGCCTACGCCGCGTACCGCATGCCCGCCACCTTCGAGGCGGTCCACGCGGCCCTGGAGGCGTTCGCCGAGGCCACCCCCGACTGGACCCCCACCGGTCACACCGACGTCGGCGGCGGGACCGGCGCCGCCACCTGGGCCGTCACCGCCACCTGGCCGGGCGACCGCGCGGTCACCGTCCTCGACTGGTCCGACCCCGCGCTCGCCCTCGGCCGCGAGATCGCCACCGCGAACCCGGCCCTGCGCGACGCCCACTGGCAGCGCACCAGGATCGGCAAGGACCTCACCCTGCCCGCCACGGATCTGGTCACCGTCTCGTACGTCCTCAACGAACTCACCCCCGCCGACCGCACCGCCCTCGTGGACACCGCGGCGGCGTCGGCACAGGCCGTCGTGATCGTCGAGGCCGGCACCCCCGCCGGGTACGCCCGCGTCATCGAGGCCCGCGACCGGCTGATCGCCGCCGGCTTCCGGATCGCCGCGCCCTGCCCGCACAGCGCCGCGTGCCCGATCGTCCCCGGCGAGGACTGGTGCCACTTCTCGGCGAGGGTCAGCCGGTCGTCCCTCCACCGTCAGGTCAAGGGCGGCTCACTGCCGTACGAGGACGAGAAGTTCAGCTACGTGGCGGCGACCCGGCTCCCGGCCACTCCGGCCCCCGCGCGGGTGATCCGCCGGCCGCAGATCCGCAAGGGACAGGTTCTCCTCGACCTGTGCGAGCCCGACGAGCAACTGACCCGGCGCACGGTCACGAAGCGGCACGGTGACCTGTACAAGGCGGCGCGGGACGCGGCGTGGGGCGACCCCTGGCCTCCGTCGGACAGGCCGTAG
- a CDS encoding DUF6243 family protein has product MTRGGSGGMLGVGGTRSNIGRKALRGGDGDGRIGGARDPQAYKRELLRKLQEKREGEAAGEASS; this is encoded by the coding sequence ATGACACGAGGTGGATCGGGCGGCATGCTCGGAGTCGGCGGCACGCGCAGCAACATCGGCCGCAAGGCCCTGCGCGGCGGCGACGGCGACGGCCGGATCGGCGGCGCGCGGGACCCGCAGGCGTACAAGCGTGAGCTGTTGCGGAAACTCCAGGAGAAGCGGGAGGGGGAAGCGGCGGGGGAAGCTTCGTCGTGA
- a CDS encoding TetR/AcrR family transcriptional regulator, with product MATHTSKQPAAPDTTRRSEKSRRAIYDAALDLVAEVGYPKTTIEGIAARAGVGKQTIYRWWSSKAEVLMEAFLDLSDQAAREAGPEATYTIPDTGDLAADLKAVLRLTVDQLKDPRFEAPSRALAAEGVVNEQVGRAFMAKLLEPSLQLYVDRVRAAQEAGQVRPDVDPRIALELWVSPLAQRWLQYTGPITYDYTDTLVDYALHGIAPR from the coding sequence ATGGCCACCCATACCTCCAAGCAGCCCGCCGCCCCCGACACCACCCGACGCAGCGAGAAGTCCCGCCGCGCCATCTACGACGCCGCCCTCGACCTCGTCGCCGAGGTCGGCTACCCCAAGACCACGATCGAGGGAATCGCCGCCCGCGCCGGTGTCGGCAAGCAGACGATCTACCGCTGGTGGTCGTCGAAGGCGGAGGTGCTGATGGAGGCCTTCCTCGACCTGAGCGACCAGGCGGCACGGGAGGCCGGTCCCGAGGCGACGTACACCATTCCGGACACCGGTGATCTCGCCGCCGACCTCAAGGCCGTACTGCGGCTCACCGTCGACCAGCTCAAGGACCCCCGCTTCGAGGCCCCCTCCCGCGCCCTGGCCGCCGAGGGCGTCGTCAACGAGCAGGTCGGCCGGGCCTTCATGGCCAAGCTCCTCGAACCGTCGCTCCAGCTCTACGTCGACCGGGTGCGCGCCGCCCAGGAGGCCGGCCAGGTGCGCCCCGACGTCGACCCGCGCATCGCCCTCGAACTCTGGGTCTCCCCCCTCGCCCAGCGCTGGCTCCAGTACACCGGCCCGATCACCTACGACTACACCGACACCCTCGTCGACTACGCCCTCCACGGCATCGCACCCCGCTGA
- a CDS encoding bifunctional DNA primase/polymerase → MSAESGGLTGLQGKLSQWLRGRRPKEADAGDEGGREALLLAAASAGLPLAPAAHPAPGYRCSCDRVGCPTPARHPVSFAWQTQSTTDRAQIERWARHQPQANFITATGMVHDVLDVPLEAGREALERLLDSGIEVGPVAESDDGRLLFFTLTRGTPEEEDEWWPCELDCHPETADEHPGLRWHCRGSYVLVPPARLPGDQTVHWVRGPEHPLPDPLSLLEVLTDACSRYVGEEPDHENAAWPLRR, encoded by the coding sequence ATGAGCGCGGAGTCGGGGGGCCTGACCGGCCTGCAGGGCAAACTCTCCCAATGGCTGCGCGGACGCCGGCCGAAGGAGGCCGACGCCGGGGACGAAGGCGGTCGTGAGGCCCTGCTGCTGGCCGCTGCCTCAGCGGGACTCCCGCTCGCGCCCGCCGCGCATCCCGCCCCCGGGTACCGGTGTTCCTGTGACCGGGTCGGATGTCCCACGCCCGCCCGCCATCCCGTGTCCTTCGCCTGGCAGACCCAGTCGACCACCGACCGCGCGCAGATCGAGCGCTGGGCCCGGCACCAGCCGCAGGCCAACTTCATCACCGCGACCGGCATGGTCCACGACGTCCTCGACGTCCCCCTGGAGGCCGGGCGGGAAGCGCTGGAGCGGCTCCTCGACTCCGGGATCGAAGTCGGACCCGTCGCCGAGAGCGACGACGGCCGGCTCCTGTTCTTCACCCTCACCCGCGGCACCCCCGAGGAGGAGGACGAGTGGTGGCCGTGCGAACTGGACTGCCACCCCGAGACGGCGGACGAACACCCCGGCCTGCGCTGGCACTGCCGGGGCTCCTACGTCCTCGTACCGCCCGCCCGGCTGCCCGGCGACCAGACCGTGCACTGGGTCCGCGGCCCCGAACACCCGCTGCCCGACCCGCTGAGCCTCCTGGAAGTCCTCACCGACGCCTGCTCCCGCTACGTCGGCGAGGAGCCGGACCACGAGAACGCGGCCTGGCCCCTGCGCCGGTAG
- the efeU gene encoding iron uptake transporter permease EfeU: MFSNYLIGLREGLEASLVVCILIAYLVKTDRRDALRPIWIGIGVAVALALGFGCALEFGSQELTFEAQEALGGSLSILAVGLVTWMVFWMRRTARHLKSELHGKLDAALQMGTGALVATAFLAVGREGLETALFVWASVHAASDGTPRPLVGVGLGIATAVFLGWLFYRGAVRINLARFFTWTGGMLVVVAAGVLAYGFHDLQEADWLPGLTDKAFDITGTIPPDSWYGTLLKGVFNFQPDPTVLQVTVWLLYLIPTLALFLAPVGFASGKGKVKAPDEQGSRPSKAPQA, translated from the coding sequence GTGTTCTCCAACTACCTGATCGGTCTGCGCGAGGGTCTGGAAGCCAGCCTGGTCGTCTGCATCCTCATCGCCTACCTGGTGAAGACGGACCGCCGGGACGCCCTGCGGCCCATCTGGATCGGCATCGGCGTCGCGGTCGCGCTCGCCCTCGGTTTCGGGTGCGCGCTCGAATTCGGCTCGCAGGAGCTGACGTTCGAGGCGCAGGAGGCGCTCGGCGGCTCCCTGTCGATCCTCGCGGTCGGCCTGGTGACGTGGATGGTCTTCTGGATGCGGCGCACCGCCCGGCACCTGAAGTCCGAGCTGCACGGCAAGCTGGACGCCGCCCTTCAGATGGGCACGGGCGCCCTGGTCGCCACGGCGTTCCTGGCCGTCGGCCGGGAGGGCCTGGAGACCGCCCTGTTCGTATGGGCGTCGGTGCACGCGGCGAGCGACGGCACCCCGCGTCCGCTGGTCGGCGTCGGCCTGGGCATCGCGACGGCGGTGTTCCTCGGCTGGCTGTTCTACCGGGGAGCGGTGCGCATCAACCTCGCCAGGTTCTTCACCTGGACCGGCGGCATGCTGGTCGTGGTGGCGGCGGGCGTGCTGGCGTACGGCTTCCACGACCTCCAGGAGGCCGACTGGCTGCCGGGGCTGACCGACAAGGCCTTCGACATCACCGGGACCATCCCTCCGGACAGCTGGTACGGCACGCTCCTCAAGGGCGTGTTCAACTTCCAGCCGGACCCGACCGTCCTTCAGGTCACGGTGTGGCTGCTGTACTTGATCCCGACGCTCGCGCTCTTCCTCGCCCCGGTAGGGTTCGCCTCCGGGAAGGGGAAGGTGAAGGCACCTGATGAGCAGGGATCGCGGCCCTCAAAGGCTCCGCAGGCTTGA